In one window of Phormidium ambiguum IAM M-71 DNA:
- a CDS encoding Rqc2 family fibronectin-binding protein, with product MQPVDFTTLTAACDELRAGWLPSRLEQVYQRDRFTISLALRTLKGRGWLDISWHPQAARLCIATPPPKAPDTFTFSQQLRHQLGGLALIAVAEIAPWERVLDFQFGKRPGDPALWHLYVEIMSKYSNVILTDADNIIITAAHQVNEQQSSVRPILTGQRYEVPPILSDPIPSLSESQQRWQERVSLIPEKLGRCLLKSYRGLSSALVQSMIQAAGLDPNQSSDTLTESDWLSLFQKWQEWLLVLEKSREAERNKRDNSFIPGWTERGYSVLGWGVVESAEDVHSLLDRYYTNQLNQQEFTQLRHQLSQKLNSILGKLRQKAQGFAQKLQQSDAADQHRQQADLLMAHLHEWEPGMKSIILADFDTGEPVKIGLDPEKNAVQNAQALYKVHQKLKRARNAVEPLLAEVNAEIYYLEQVEAALAQTEFYGSSEDLQTLTEIREELIQQKYLEDPEYRTATKAESESHPYRFQTPSGFELLVGRNNRQNDYLTFRLAGDYDLWFHTQEIAGSHVLLRLTPGTVAEEADLQYAADLAAYYSRSRQSDRVPVVYTEPKHIYKPKGAKPGVAIYKQERIIWGRPQLR from the coding sequence TTGCAACCCGTTGATTTCACTACACTGACAGCTGCTTGTGATGAGTTAAGGGCTGGCTGGCTACCGTCGCGCTTGGAACAAGTATATCAGCGCGATCGCTTCACCATATCTTTAGCCCTCCGCACTTTGAAAGGTCGAGGTTGGCTAGATATTTCTTGGCATCCCCAAGCGGCGAGACTTTGTATTGCTACCCCACCACCCAAAGCACCCGATACATTTACTTTTAGTCAACAGTTGCGTCATCAACTCGGTGGGTTAGCTTTAATCGCTGTTGCCGAAATTGCGCCTTGGGAAAGGGTTTTAGATTTCCAGTTTGGCAAACGTCCGGGAGATCCAGCACTTTGGCATCTTTATGTCGAAATCATGAGTAAGTACAGCAATGTGATTTTGACGGATGCTGACAACATTATTATTACTGCGGCGCACCAAGTTAACGAACAACAATCGAGTGTGCGCCCGATTTTGACTGGACAACGTTACGAAGTACCGCCTATACTTTCCGATCCAATTCCTAGTTTGAGCGAGTCTCAACAGCGTTGGCAAGAACGAGTTAGTTTAATCCCGGAAAAGTTGGGACGTTGTTTGCTGAAAAGTTATCGGGGTTTGAGTTCGGCTTTGGTGCAGTCGATGATTCAAGCGGCTGGACTTGACCCTAACCAATCAAGCGATACTTTAACAGAATCGGATTGGTTAAGTTTGTTTCAAAAGTGGCAGGAATGGCTGTTAGTTTTGGAAAAAAGCCGAGAAGCAGAGAGAAATAAAAGAGATAATTCTTTTATTCCTGGGTGGACGGAACGAGGGTATAGTGTGTTGGGTTGGGGTGTGGTTGAGTCTGCTGAAGATGTGCATAGTTTGCTCGATCGCTACTATACTAATCAACTAAATCAGCAAGAATTTACCCAACTTCGCCATCAACTAAGTCAAAAACTAAATAGTATCCTGGGAAAGCTACGGCAAAAAGCACAAGGTTTTGCACAAAAGTTACAGCAGTCTGACGCAGCGGATCAACACCGTCAACAAGCCGATCTACTAATGGCTCATTTGCATGAATGGGAACCAGGAATGAAGTCAATTATATTAGCAGATTTTGACACTGGCGAACCCGTAAAAATTGGCTTAGATCCAGAAAAAAATGCGGTACAAAATGCCCAAGCTTTATACAAAGTTCATCAAAAACTTAAGCGGGCGCGAAATGCAGTTGAGCCATTATTAGCTGAAGTAAATGCAGAGATTTATTACTTAGAACAGGTAGAAGCAGCTTTGGCTCAAACTGAGTTTTATGGTAGTTCAGAAGATCTGCAAACTTTAACGGAAATTCGGGAAGAATTAATTCAACAAAAATATTTGGAAGACCCAGAATATCGTACTGCTACTAAAGCTGAGTCGGAGTCGCATCCTTACCGATTTCAGACTCCTAGCGGTTTTGAATTGTTAGTTGGAAGGAATAACCGCCAAAATGATTATCTCACATTTCGGTTAGCCGGAGATTACGACCTTTGGTTCCATACTCAAGAGATTGCTGGTAGTCATGTTTTGCTGCGTTTAACACCGGGAACTGTGGCGGAGGAAGCGGATTTACAATATGCTGCCGATCTTGCTGCTTACTATAGTCGTTCTCGACAAAGCGATCGCGTTCCGGTAGTATATACCGAACCGAAACACATTTATAAACCCAAGGGAGCAAAGCCAGGTGTAGCAATTTATAAGCAAGAAAGGATTATTTGGGGTCGTCCTCAATTAAGGTAG
- a CDS encoding iron uptake porin, whose translation MLKKFSNKILIGSAVLNASLALSTGAIAQPAAEAIATTPPTTPENSNSESNLSQTTLEQINQYTTENSSEETTQEQVTSVSQLRDVQPTDWAFQALQSLVERYGCIEGYPDRTYRGNRAMTRYEFAAGLNSCLDRIQELIAALPQSVSKEDLDRLRRLQEEFGSEIASLRGRVDNLEARVTTVEAQQFSTTTKLEGEVIFGAAAIFTGDNAFGGKLERVPILGYRARLNFVTSFTGKDTLLTRFQAGNLPAFSSVTFTPEGDLFFGAGPFETADNSLVLDELSYTFPIGERTEVIISANASGTDGFTDTLNPYFDGDGASGALSRFGTRPPIYYLTEGSGIGIRHKFTDGIELSLGYRADSGSASSPFSGEGLFNGAYGALAQLTFQPSESFKFGFTYANSYNTTLLTGSRVANLRSTLEAFQPFAGNNNLPVSSNAYGAGFSWQLNPGFVIGGWGGYINSRTLSTLDGQLNRGSLDIYYGAITLAFPDLLKKGSLGGIVVGVEPIADASPRLSTDLFRAGLGGDDDDVSFHVEAFYQFQLTDNISITPGVIWLTAPDHNSNNSDIIIGTIRTTFSF comes from the coding sequence ATGTTGAAAAAATTTTCTAATAAAATCTTAATAGGTTCGGCTGTGCTGAATGCAAGTTTAGCTTTATCCACAGGTGCGATCGCGCAACCCGCAGCAGAGGCGATCGCCACCACACCCCCAACCACCCCAGAAAACAGCAATTCCGAATCCAATCTTTCCCAAACAACCTTAGAACAAATCAACCAATACACAACCGAAAATTCATCAGAAGAAACCACCCAAGAACAAGTAACCTCAGTTTCTCAACTGCGAGATGTTCAACCAACAGACTGGGCATTTCAAGCATTACAATCACTAGTAGAAAGATACGGTTGCATTGAAGGATATCCTGACAGAACATATCGTGGCAATCGGGCCATGACTCGTTACGAATTTGCCGCTGGATTAAACAGTTGTTTAGACAGAATTCAAGAATTAATCGCTGCTTTACCCCAAAGTGTAAGCAAGGAAGATTTAGATCGCTTGCGAAGATTGCAAGAAGAATTTGGTAGCGAAATTGCTAGTTTACGCGGCAGAGTAGATAACTTAGAAGCCAGAGTTACCACAGTAGAAGCCCAGCAATTTTCCACCACCACAAAACTAGAAGGAGAAGTAATTTTTGGCGCTGCTGCTATTTTTACCGGAGATAATGCTTTTGGAGGTAAATTAGAGAGAGTACCAATTTTGGGCTATCGTGCTCGACTGAATTTTGTCACTAGTTTCACGGGAAAAGACACACTTTTAACTAGGTTTCAAGCAGGTAATTTACCTGCTTTCTCTAGCGTCACTTTTACACCAGAAGGCGATTTATTCTTTGGTGCTGGCCCTTTTGAAACCGCAGATAATAGCTTAGTTTTAGATGAATTATCTTACACTTTTCCCATTGGCGAAAGAACAGAAGTAATCATTTCTGCTAATGCTAGCGGTACAGATGGTTTTACCGACACATTAAATCCTTACTTCGACGGTGATGGTGCTAGTGGTGCTTTGTCTCGCTTTGGCACTCGTCCCCCAATTTATTACTTAACAGAAGGTTCAGGGATTGGAATTAGGCACAAATTTACTGATGGTATCGAACTTAGTTTAGGATATCGCGCCGACTCAGGTTCAGCATCTTCTCCATTTTCAGGAGAAGGTTTATTCAATGGCGCTTATGGTGCTTTAGCCCAATTAACATTTCAACCAAGTGAAAGTTTCAAATTTGGTTTCACTTACGCCAATTCCTACAATACGACTCTACTTACTGGTAGTCGGGTTGCTAATTTGCGATCGACTTTAGAAGCCTTCCAACCATTTGCAGGTAATAACAACTTACCAGTTTCTAGTAATGCTTACGGTGCCGGATTTTCTTGGCAACTAAATCCCGGATTTGTCATAGGTGGTTGGGGTGGCTACATTAATAGTCGCACCCTTTCCACATTAGATGGACAACTTAACCGAGGTAGTTTAGATATTTACTATGGAGCAATTACTCTCGCTTTTCCTGATTTGTTAAAAAAAGGAAGTTTAGGCGGAATTGTAGTTGGTGTAGAACCAATTGCTGATGCTAGCCCTCGCCTTTCTACAGACTTATTTCGGGCTGGTTTAGGTGGCGATGATGATGATGTTTCTTTTCACGTTGAAGCCTTTTACCAATTTCAGTTAACCGATAACATCTCCATTACCCCTGGAGTAATTTGGCTAACTGCACCCGATCATAATAGCAATAACAGCGACATTATTATTGGTACAATTCGCACCACTTTTTCCTTCTAA
- a CDS encoding metal ABC transporter substrate-binding protein, with product MAYPKLPRLFLGLLLGLLTATGCNQSNSVSPPASGVSQTTPQPPKLKVVTTFLPMYWFTKAVTGDLAQVEILVPPGSEIHDYQTTPNDVQAIAQADVLVKNGLGLEEFLKSTIENAQNPKLKQIEASQGIQPLQQLSPVVKPVQKKGNGHDHDHPAGNPHVWLDPVLAIKQVENIRDGLIAADADNKDVYQANAAAYIQQLQALDRQFQQRLKLFSNQCTFITFHDAFPYLAKRYQLKQVAVVEIPEDQLSPDDIQKTIATVKKYNVKALFGESGTDNKLLNSLSQDLNLTLRSLDPLEGGDKDPQYYITGMKSNLQGIEAACR from the coding sequence TTGGCTTACCCTAAATTGCCAAGATTATTTTTAGGTTTGCTGCTGGGTTTGTTAACTGCTACTGGCTGTAACCAATCAAATTCGGTTTCTCCTCCTGCTTCTGGAGTAAGTCAAACTACCCCACAACCCCCAAAGTTGAAGGTAGTGACAACGTTTTTGCCGATGTATTGGTTTACTAAGGCGGTGACTGGAGATTTAGCCCAGGTAGAGATTTTGGTACCTCCGGGTAGTGAGATTCATGATTATCAAACTACGCCAAATGATGTGCAAGCGATCGCCCAAGCCGATGTTTTGGTCAAAAATGGTTTAGGCTTAGAGGAATTTTTGAAAAGTACGATCGAAAATGCCCAAAACCCCAAATTAAAACAAATTGAAGCTAGTCAAGGAATTCAACCTTTACAGCAACTTTCCCCTGTAGTGAAACCAGTGCAAAAAAAAGGTAATGGTCACGATCATGACCATCCCGCAGGTAATCCTCATGTATGGCTAGATCCAGTTTTAGCAATTAAGCAAGTAGAAAACATTCGGGATGGTTTAATAGCAGCAGATGCAGACAATAAAGATGTTTACCAAGCCAATGCTGCTGCTTATATTCAACAACTGCAAGCTTTGGATCGACAGTTTCAACAAAGGTTAAAATTATTTAGTAACCAATGTACTTTTATTACTTTTCATGATGCTTTTCCTTATTTAGCTAAGCGGTATCAGCTAAAGCAAGTCGCAGTGGTAGAAATTCCTGAAGACCAACTTTCTCCAGATGATATTCAAAAAACAATTGCTACAGTAAAAAAGTATAATGTTAAAGCTTTATTTGGTGAATCAGGAACAGACAATAAATTGTTAAATAGTCTTTCTCAAGATCTGAATTTAACCTTGCGAAGTTTAGATCCTTTGGAAGGGGGAGACAAAGACCCACAATACTACATTACTGGTATGAAGTCGAATCTTCAAGGTATTGAAGCTGCTTGTCGCTAG
- a CDS encoding metal ABC transporter ATP-binding protein gives MNLAEVPVLKVENLTVYRGNYLAVRDVSFELKSGTDTAIIGPNGSGKSTLVQAILDLLPKSSGCVEIFGRPLKRLGSWRHFIGYIPQQFIFDRSFPISVSELVGLGWSGETSFQLSRVWERNWEKEKAIAKALQRVNADRLRQQAIGTLSGGELKRVLLAYCLVSPRKLLVLDEAFAGVDISGEADFYYLLNELKNEQGWTVLQISHDLDMVNSNCDQVICLNQTVVCSGQPETILSPQNLLATYGPTFSRYQHHH, from the coding sequence ATGAATTTAGCAGAAGTCCCGGTTTTAAAGGTGGAAAATTTGACAGTTTACCGGGGCAATTATTTAGCCGTCAGGGACGTTTCTTTTGAGTTAAAATCGGGAACTGATACAGCGATAATTGGCCCGAATGGTTCGGGTAAAAGTACTTTGGTGCAAGCAATTTTAGATTTGTTGCCTAAAAGTTCGGGATGTGTGGAAATTTTTGGTCGTCCGTTGAAAAGATTGGGAAGTTGGCGGCATTTTATTGGTTATATTCCCCAGCAATTTATTTTCGATCGCAGTTTCCCTATTTCTGTAAGTGAGTTAGTAGGATTAGGTTGGTCAGGAGAAACTAGTTTCCAGCTTTCTCGGGTTTGGGAACGAAATTGGGAGAAGGAAAAGGCGATCGCAAAAGCTTTACAACGAGTAAATGCCGATCGTCTGCGACAACAAGCGATCGGCACTTTAAGTGGTGGAGAATTAAAACGAGTTTTACTTGCTTATTGTTTGGTGAGTCCGCGCAAACTTTTAGTTTTGGATGAAGCTTTCGCCGGAGTAGATATTTCTGGAGAAGCTGATTTTTACTATTTGTTAAATGAACTAAAAAATGAACAAGGTTGGACAGTTTTACAAATTTCTCATGATTTAGATATGGTAAATAGTAATTGCGATCAGGTAATTTGTTTAAATCAAACTGTAGTTTGTTCGGGACAACCAGAAACAATTCTTTCGCCACAAAATCTGTTGGCTACCTACGGGCCAACTTTTAGCCGCTATCAACATCATCATTAA
- a CDS encoding ArsR/SmtB family transcription factor has product MTIKPAFNEKQNELLPNSEKLTCDFPCPIDDEVNYLQKQIILTEKAQRMAEFFSLLGDANRLRILSMLAVKELCVCDLAAALEMSESAVSHQMRVLRSMRLVSYRKQGRNVFYRLQDHHVLELYQAVAEHLDEKEES; this is encoded by the coding sequence ATGACAATAAAACCTGCATTTAATGAAAAACAAAACGAATTGTTGCCTAATTCCGAAAAACTAACTTGTGACTTTCCTTGTCCAATAGATGACGAAGTTAATTATCTCCAAAAGCAAATTATTCTGACAGAAAAAGCTCAAAGAATGGCAGAATTTTTCAGCCTTTTAGGAGATGCTAACCGCTTGCGAATTCTTTCAATGTTAGCGGTAAAGGAACTTTGTGTCTGTGATTTAGCAGCAGCTTTAGAAATGTCTGAATCAGCAGTTTCTCATCAAATGCGAGTTTTGCGATCGATGAGACTAGTCAGCTACCGTAAGCAGGGACGTAATGTATTTTATCGTCTCCAAGACCATCATGTTTTAGAACTTTACCAAGCTGTTGCCGAACACTTAGACGAAAAAGAAGAAAGTTAA
- a CDS encoding metallothionein, with protein sequence MATVTTMKCACESCLCVVSIGDAIQKDDKYYCSEACANGHPEGKGCGHQGCGCN encoded by the coding sequence ATGGCTACTGTCACCACCATGAAATGCGCTTGTGAATCTTGCCTCTGTGTAGTTTCCATTGGTGATGCGATTCAAAAAGATGACAAGTACTATTGCAGCGAAGCCTGTGCCAACGGACACCCGGAAGGAAAAGGGTGTGGTCATCAAGGCTGTGGCTGTAATTAA
- a CDS encoding site-specific integrase, whose product MRNPRGSVTVTSKRGMLLLRFPRFLFNGEQKYLHLGLPDTPINRQAANMKAQAIAADIAFEKFDYSLEKYQPNYSPKYPQLSELWSQYTEAKSKVLSQTTIQKDFIRVANHIKKLPTDNFNQARKIRDYLLNNYSAETTSKMLMYFGACCNWAINEGIISTNPFEKLSVDKKPYNANIQPFTKAEVDLIIEAFANSRYYNHYTNFVRFLFLTGCRTSEAVGLTWGKVSLNLEKVVFSEAIVNGNRKGTKTGKTRIFPVNDQLRSLLLEIRPNQYKTEQLIFTSPEGMAIDAHNFLMRAWKKTFDELPIAYRKQYNTRHTFITHCLESGVPVAQVASWVGNSPKTIWQHYAGVINSVEVPKI is encoded by the coding sequence ATGAGAAATCCTAGAGGCTCAGTCACGGTAACATCTAAAAGGGGAATGCTTTTACTCAGATTCCCCCGATTCCTATTCAATGGCGAACAAAAATACTTACACCTGGGATTACCAGACACCCCAATCAATCGCCAAGCCGCAAACATGAAAGCCCAAGCAATAGCTGCTGACATTGCTTTTGAAAAATTTGATTATTCACTGGAAAAATACCAACCCAACTACTCACCCAAATATCCACAATTAAGCGAATTATGGAGTCAATATACTGAAGCGAAAAGTAAAGTGCTATCCCAAACGACTATACAGAAAGATTTCATCAGAGTTGCTAATCACATTAAAAAATTACCAACCGACAATTTTAATCAAGCGAGAAAAATCAGAGATTACTTACTAAATAATTACTCTGCTGAAACTACCAGCAAGATGTTGATGTACTTTGGTGCTTGTTGTAATTGGGCTATTAACGAGGGAATTATTAGCACCAATCCCTTTGAGAAGCTGTCGGTAGATAAAAAACCTTACAATGCCAACATTCAACCATTTACCAAAGCAGAGGTTGATTTAATAATTGAAGCTTTTGCTAATTCAAGGTATTACAATCACTACACTAACTTTGTCCGATTCCTATTTTTGACAGGATGCAGAACATCTGAAGCGGTTGGGCTGACTTGGGGTAAAGTGTCACTTAATTTAGAAAAAGTAGTGTTCTCTGAGGCGATCGTTAATGGCAATCGGAAGGGAACCAAAACTGGGAAAACCAGAATCTTTCCAGTAAATGACCAACTGCGATCGCTCTTACTGGAAATCAGACCGAACCAGTACAAAACGGAGCAGCTGATTTTCACATCTCCTGAAGGGATGGCGATCGACGCGCACAATTTTCTGATGAGGGCATGGAAAAAAACCTTTGACGAATTACCGATCGCGTATCGAAAGCAGTACAACACTCGCCACACTTTCATAACCCACTGTTTAGAATCAGGTGTCCCGGTTGCCCAGGTCGCCTCATGGGTCGGTAACTCGCCTAAAACGATTTGGCAGCATTATGCAGGTGTGATTAATTCAGTGGAGGTTCCAAAAATATGA